The nucleotide sequence TCCAGAACCTGCCCGTGCGCTTCGCCATCGACCGCGCCGGCCTCGTCGGCGCCGACGGTGCGACGCATGCCGGCTCGTTCGACAACGCTTATCTGGGCTGTCTGCCGAACATGGTGATCATGGCGGCTAGCGACGAAGCCGAAATGGTGCACATGGTCGCGACTCAGGTCGCGATCAACGACCGCCCCAGCGCGCTGCGCTATCCTCGCGGCGAAGGCCGTGGCGTCGAAATGCCCGACGTCGGCGTTCCCCTCGAGATCGGCAAGGGCCGCGTCATCCGCCAGGGCAACAAGATCGCCCTGCTCTCCTTCGGCACGCGCCTGGCCGAGTGCGAGAAGGCGGCCGACGAACTCGCCGCGCACGGCCTCTCCACCACCATCGCGGATGCCCGCTTCATGAAGCCGCTCGACACCGACCTGGTGCTCAAGCTCGCCCGCGACCACGAAATCCTGATCACGATCGAGGAAGGCTCGGTCGGCGGCTTCGGCTCGCATGTTGCGCAGTTCCTGACCGATCAGGGCGTGCTCGACAGCGGCATGGTGAAGTTCCGCACGATGGTGCTGCCCGACGTGTTCCTCGACCATGACACGCCGGCCGCGATGTACGGCCGCGCCGGTCTCGACGCCAAGGGCATCGTCGCCAAGGTGTTCGAGGCGCTCGGCAAGGACGCCAAGACCGAGACGGTCAAGCTCGCCTGACGGCGAGCTTCGACCTTCGCGAAGCAGCACCGCTTCCATGAAAATCTATCTGGCAGGCCCCGACGTGTTCCTGCCGGATGCGGTGGAGATCGGCCGGCAGAAGGCTGCGATCTGCGCTCGCTTCGGGCTCACCGGCCTTTATCCCCTCGATAACGAGATCGACCTCACCGCGCCCGACGCCTCGCGGCAGATCTTCTGCGGCAACGAGGCGATGATGGACGCGGCCGACGCCATCATTGCCAATTTGACGCCGTTCCGCGGCGCCGGAGCAGATCCCGGTACCGTCTACGAGCTCGGCTACATGGCCGGCCGCGGCAAGTTTTGTCTGGCCTATTCCAACGATCCCGCTATCTACGTCGACCGCGTCGGCCGCTTCATCGATGTTGCGTCCGAGAACGGGCGGCTGGTCGATGCGCAGGGCCTGACCGTCGAGGATTTTGGTCTGGTCGACAATCTCATGATGATCCACGCGCTGGAGCTGCACGGCTGCCCGCTGGTGACGCCGGCAGAGATGCCGGTCGACGTCTGGCACGATCTTACCGCGTTCGAGGCTTGCGTCCGGATGGCGGCCGCGCGACTTATCGCTACATAAGCGCCAGTCGCTTCCCGGAGAGCGTGATGTCCCTTGCCCGCAAGCGCGCGGATGTTCTTTTGGTCGAGCGCGGCCTGTTCGAGAGCCGGGCACGGGCGCGCGCGGCGATCGAGGCCGGCCTCGTCACCGCCGACGACAAACTGGTGGCGAAGCCCTCCGAGACCATCGCCGAGGACGCGGTGATCCAGGCGGAGCCGGCGCATCCCTTCGTCTCGCGCGGCGGCGTCAAGCTTGCGGGTGCGCTGGAGCGCTATCCCATCGATATCGAGGACCATGTCTGCCTCGACGTCGGCGCCTCTACCGGCGGTTTCACCGAAGTGCTGCTGGCCAACGGCGCGAGCCTCGTTTTCGCCGTCGATGTCGGGCGCGAGCAGTTGCACCCCTCGCTGCGCGGCCACTCCAAGATCGTGTCGATGGAGGAGACCGACATCCGCAGCTACGAGGGCAAACGGCTGCCGGCGCGGCCCGATATCGTCGTCATCGATGTCAGCTTCATCTCGCTGAAGACGGTGCTGCCCGTGGCGCTGTCGCTCGCGGCCGCGCCGATGAGCCTGCTCGCATTGATCAAGCCGCAGTTCGAGGCGAAGCGGAAGCACAACAAGCGCGGCATCATCCGCGACGCCGCCGTGCACAAGGAGATCTGCGACGACATCGCGGCGTTCGCCGCCTCGCTCGGCTGCACCGACATCGAGGTGTTTCCCTCACCGATCAAGGGCGGCGACGGCAACATCGAATTCTTCCTGGGCGCGCGCCGTGGTTGAGAGCTTGAGGATCGATCACGTCGGCCATCGCGGCGACGGCGTCTGTCTCGACGCACGCGAGGCGATTTATGTGCCTTTTGCGCTCGGCGGCGAGACCGTCGAGGTCGAGCATGTCGCGGGCAACCATCCCGACCGCCGCAAACTGCTTGCGGTCGACGTCGCGAGCCCCGAGCGCATCGAACCGTTCTGTCCGCATTTCGGCATCTGCGGCGGCTGCGCGATCCAGCATTGGGCGGCCGCGCCCTATCACGCCTGGAAGCGCGGCCTCGTGGTCGAGACACTGGCGCAGGCTGGCATCGAATGCGAGGTGGCACCGCTGGTCGATGCTCATGGCGCCGGCCGTCGCCGCATCACGCTGCATGGCCGGTTCGGCACGCACGACATCCTCAAGGTTGGCTTTGCCGCCGCAAGCTCGCACGACGTCATCCCGATCCATCGCTGCCCGATCCTCGATCCCGCGCTCGAGGGCGCGCTCGATGCGGCCTGGGCGATCGCGGAACCCTTGACGTCCAAGATGCCGGTGACGAAGCCACTCGACATCCAGATCACGGCCACCAAGAACGGCCTCGATGTCGATGTGCGCGGCTCCGGCCGGTTGCCGGCAGCGATGGTGGCGGTGCTGTCGCGCATCGCCGAGCAGCATCGCCTGGCGCGGCTGTCGCGGCACGGCGAACTGGTGCTGCAGCGGCTGCCGCCGACGCTGCAGATGGGCCGCGCCGAGGTGACGCTGCCCCCGGGGTCCTTCCTGCAAGCAACCGTGGCGGGCGAGGAGACGCTTGCCGCGCTCGTCGCGATGCGCGTCGTCAAGGCCAAGGAGATCGCCGATCTCTTCTGCGGTGTCGGCCCGTTCGCGCTCCGGCTTGCGGAAAAGGCGCGCATCGCCGCCTATGACAGCGATGCCGCCGCAATCGCAGCGCTATCGAAGGCCGCGCGCACCCCGGGCCTGAAGCCGATCAAGGCCGAGCCGCGCGACCTGTTCCGCCGACCGCTGATGCCGCAGGAGCTGCGCGACTTCGACGCCGTCGTGTTCGACCCGCCGCGCCAGGGCGCGCAAGCGCAGGCGCTGAAGCTCGCCGCAAGCAAAGTGCCGGTCGTGGTCGCGGTGTCCTGCAACGTCGCAACCTTCGCCCGCGACGCGCGGCTCCTGATCGACGGCGGTTACAAGATCGAGGCTGTGGTGCCCGTCGACCAATTCCGGCACACGCCGCATGTGGAGCTTGTGGCGCGGTTTACGCGGTAAACTCTTAGCGCCGAAGGCCGCCGAAAACCGGCGACTCGCCCGGCAGCATGGACGAATTGATGTCGCTGTCCATGCGCCCCGATTGCTGCTGGGTGTAACCGGCCCCGAACGACAGGCTGAGGTTGGAGGTCGGCTTGAATTCGACACCCGCGAATGCGCCGTAGCCGGGTGTAGCGCTGGAGGTGAGCGGCGCAAGCGAACCACCGAGGCCGTTGCCGTATTTCAGCGTGTCAAATCCGGCAAAGAACGTGACGGGCATGCCGCCCGCAGTCTTGTAGTTGTAACCGAACTGCGTGCCCTCATAAGAGAGCGCACTGAAATTGCTGGATGTCTGGACCTGGCTGAGGCCGTTCCAGCCAACGTTGCCGCGTGCACTTCCGACAAAGAATCCATTCGCAAAATCGTAGCGCCCGCCTGTGTCGCCGGCCTTGAAGCTCGGAAAGTTGCCGTAGGTATCGCCGCTCTGGCTGACACTGTCACCGAAGCCGAACGGCCCGCCCGGTATCCAATACCTCAGGGGCGCCACTTGCGCGTCAACCGGCGCTCCGCCGAGACAAAGCGCTGCGAATAGAACTGCGAGACCAGATGAATCTGCGAGCTTGGACATTCAGCTACCGTCAAAAAGTGCGCAAATTATACTCTGGGGATGTCACGAATGCCAGCGATGGCGACCGGTCATCGCTTGATCCAGTTCCAGGAATACGTCTTCCGCGATTTCAAGAACACTCCAAGTCACAAGGTGCTGTCGTTGTCGTGAGGCGTTGAACCTGCCGCGCGCCGGCCTGACCCACATAGAGGAACCGCGGAGTTCTGGGACTCGTCCCCTCCTGCGGATAAGCGGCCGGTCCGGCAGCACGCAAGATTTGTAAATGCCCCGACATTGCATGGAGGCTCTCGTGGAGGTCAATTCCGACAGGTTGAATGCCTTTATGGGCAAGATGGTCACTGAGCTCGGCGCGGCGATGAATGCATCGCTGGTCTTGCTGGGCGACAAGCTCGGTCTCTACCGCGCCCTCGCCAAGGGGCCGATGAACTCCGCTGAGCTCGCGAGCGCGACCGGAACGAAGGAGCGCTACGTCCGCGAGTGGCTGGCGAGCCAGGCGGCTTCCGGCTACATCGAATACGATTCCGCGACCGGCAAGTTCTCCATGCAGCCAGAGCAAGCGATGGCGCTTGCCGACGAGGACAGCCCGGTGTTCCTCGGCGCATTCGGCAGTGTCGTTGCCTCGACGTTTCTCGACGAGCCGAAGGTTACGGACGCCTTCAAGAGCGGCAAGGGTGTCGGCTGGAACCGCCGCAGCGAATGCCTGTTCTGCGGCACGGCGCGCTTCTTCCGCACCGGCTACAAGCATCATCTGGTGCAGGAGTGGCTGCCGGCGCTCGAAGGCGTGGTGGACAAGCTCAAGCGCGGCGCCAAGGTCGCCGATGTCGGCTGCGGGCACGGCGTCTCGACACGGCTGATGGCAGAGGCCTTCCCGAATTCGCGCTTCTACGGCTTCGACTATCACGAGGGCTCGATCGAGGCCGCGCGAAAGTCTACCGCCGAGGCGAAGATGGACGATCGGGTCTCCTTCGCCGTTCATTCGGCGAAGACCTATCCGGCCGAAGGCTATGATCTCGTCTGCTTCTTCGATTGCCTGCACGACATGGGCGATCCCGTCGGCGCCCTCAGTCACGTGCGCGAATCCATGGCCGAGGACGGCACCTGCATGCTGGTCGAGCCGTTCGCGGGCGACCGCCTCGAGGATAACCTCAATCCGGTCGGGCGGGTCTACTACGCAGCGTCGACCATGATCTGCACGCCGGCATCGCTCGATCAGGAGGTCGGCCTGGCGCTGGGCGCGCAAGCCGGCGAGGCAAGGCTGCGCAAGGTCGCGCGCGAGGGTGGCCTGACGCGCTTCCGTCGCGCCGCAGAGACGCCCTTCAACCTGATCCTGGAGGCGCGGATCTGATCTCAGTTACGCCGGGGGCGCGGGCCTGTGCGCGACATAGCCGACCCGCAAGCCCGGCACGAAGCCACAGGCCTCATAGAAGCGATGCACGCGCGGATCCTTGCGGCCGCTTTGCATCAGCACGTGGTAACAATCCCGGCGCCAGGCTTCCGCGAGCGCGCCTGCAACGACGGCGCGCCCGTGGCCGCGTCCCTGATAGACGGGATGGGTCACGACATTCTCGAGAAAGCCGTGGCGCCGGCCGCCGCGCAACAGATTGGGCGCGGTGATGAGCATGCAGGTGGCGACGATTTGGCCGTCGGCTTCCGACACGAACACGGCGAGGTCGCCACGAGCCAGGGTCTGACACCAGATGTCTGCGGCCTCCTCAGGCGCAGCGCTCGCACTGACGTCGGAGGCGCGGAATAGCGCGAGCAGCCCCGCAAGGTCGGATGTTTCGGCAAGTCTGGCGTTCGCCATCGATTTCACCCAGCTCGAACGATGTGCCAGTCTTGCCTGCCGCCGGCCGCGTTGGCAACGCGAACCATCAGTCAGTCACTCGTCCGGGAGTTGACCATCCCCCACAAGAGGACCATACCCGCGGCCGGAAGCACACAGCACCGTGCGGGGCTTCGCCCGATGGCAGCGCAGACGGACATCCAGCACGATCCGCTCATCGAGCGGCTGACATCCACGCTCGGCGGCGTCGCAGGCGTCGAGGCCATCGTGCTCGGTGGCTCGCGGGCGCGAGGGACGTCGCACGAAAACTCCGACTACGACATCGGGCTGTATTTCTCTGACAACCGCAAGCTCGACACTGATCGCCTGCAACAGGCGGCGCGGCAGCTCGCCGACGATCCGGAGGCGACGACGGTCACCTCGGTTGGCGAATGGGGACCGTGGATCGTCGGTGGCGCCTGGCTGACCATCGAGGGACAGAAGGTCGATCTGCTCTACCGGAACATCGATGCGGTCCGGCGCACGATGGAGGCCTGCCGGGCGGGACAGATCAGCATGGACTATCAACCCGGACATCCGCACGGGTTCTGCTCGGCGATCTGGATGGGCGAGATCGCCTGCTGTCAGGCGCTGCGCGATGAGCGCGCGGTGATTGCGGAGCTGAAGTCGATCGCACTTCCCTATCCGCAGCCGCTGCGCGACGCGCTGATCCAGCGATTTCGGTGGGAGATCCTGTTCAGCATCGAGAATGCCGAGCTTGCCGCGCTGCGTGAGGATCAGGTCCATGTCGCGGGCTGCGCCTACCGCGCGCTCGCCTGCATCGCCCAGGTCCTATTTGCGCTGAACGGGGAATATCTCATCAACGAGAAGGCGGCGTTGCAGCAGGCGGCGGAGTTTCCGCTGACGATTCCGGACCTGATGGAGCAAACGTCGGCGATCTGGCGACGCATCGGAAACCACGCGTTCGGGACGGCGCTTTTGAACCTGCGCACGATCGACCGGCAATTGAAGACGCTGACGCAATCCTGCGTGGCTCGGCTTTGAGCCGCTACGCCGTCTTGTCCACCGCTGATGACGAATCCGCTGGCGGATATTTCGTCACCGGTACCACGAAGGACTTGGTGCCAAACTGATAGATGATCTTGCCGTTCTTGCCGTCATCCGTCGAAATCTGTGCCTGCCCGAACATGATGACGTTCTGGTACACGATACCGGTGCCCTGGCGGGTGATGCCGTCGGTGGTGACGCTGACCTGCGCTTCCTTGCCGTTGACGGAGAGCACGCGAAAGCTCGCGCTCTTGCCGTTGTCGGCTGAATAGCCGCCCCAGCTTCCGATGAGGCGGTTGTCGTCGGCCGGCGGCGCCTGCTTTTCCAGATACGCGCTCGCCTTGCCGCCGCCCGCGGAGAACACGAGCGCCGCGCCCTTGCCGTCCTTGGTTCCGATCGTGACGGAGCCGAAGCTGATGGTCGCGCCGTCGACCTGGCCGAAGCCGCGCTCGGTATGTCCGTTATGGGTGTATTCGACCTGCGCCCGGGCGCCGCGGATGTTCACCACCTTGAAGGCGACGGCCTGGCTGTTTCCTGCCCACGTGCCTTTCCACTCACCGAGCAGATTGCTCTGGTGATAGACCCGCTCCATGGCGGGCGAAATCTGGCTGGTGCTTTGCGTGACGATGGCCATGGGACTGCGAGACGGATCAGTTCGACAAAACCGCTTTCGTTGGGACGGGCAATAGCAATATCAGGACACAGCCCGACACGACTGGAGACGGTCGGATTAGGGCCGTGCGGTGGTTAACGAGCCGTTAAATTCAACCGGCGGCTGAGATGGGGCAAATGGTCTCATCTTACGGTAACGCCTCAGCGTCCCCAGCGGTCCTGCCAGATTTTTTCGCCGATCAGGCAGTTCACCCGCGGCTCCTTGTCGGCGACCCTCGTCACCGGAGGCTCCGGCTTGCGGCCGGCGACCTCCATCAGCAGCTTGGTACGGATCGCCTCCTTGAACTTCTCGCGATCCTTGATCGCGATCACGAAGGAGCCGGGGCCGCCGACGACGCAGTCCTCGTAGTAGTAGTCGAGATTGTCGATATCCATGGTCGAGTAGGACGGCTCCTTGACCATGATCGGCAGGCCATTGATGACGATGCCCTTCTCGAGCGCCGCGTCGCGCGCCACCGTGACCGGACCGCCATTGTTGTTGGGGCCGTCACCGGAAATGTCGATCACGCGGCGAAGCCCGTGATAGGGATTCTCGTCGAACAGCGGCATCGCAAAGCCGATCGCGCCTGAGATCGAGGTGCGCGAGGCGCGCCGGATTGGCGTCTTCAAGATCTCGGCGGCGACAGCATCGGCCGTTTCGGGTCCATCGATCAGTCGCCAGGGAATGATGATCTTCTGGTCGCTGGAGGCGGCCCATTCGAAATAGGTCACCGCGATCCGGCCGTTCGGACCCAACTTGAGCGCCTGCAAGAACTCCTTCGACTGGATTGCCTGCGCGTAGCCTTCGCGCTGGATCGCGAGCTCGTCCATGTCCATGGAGTAGGAGACGTCGACCGCGAGGATCAGCTCGACATCGACCGACTGGGCATCCTTGTCGGCCGCTTGCCGCTGCGGCTGATATTTCGGCCCCGGCGCCGCGACGCTCGCGACATCCCAACCGGCAAGCACGCCGGCAACCAGCACAGCCCCGATCGAGAATAGCAAGCGCATCGCGCCCTCCCGTCGTATGACGCGATGGTGACATGCAATTGCGCGGCCGAAAAGCGCGAAGATCGCCTGGGCTTCACATTCGAGTTAAGGATGTGCGCCGTTGCGCAAAGCTGCCGCAGCTCTGCCATGGTCGTGCCGCGAGACCGCGCACGCGATCGTACATACAGCGTCATTCCGGGGCTCGCGAAGCGAGAACCCGGAATCTCGAGATTCCGGGTCTGGCGCTGACGCGCCATCCCGGAATGACGGGGCGTGATTGATGCGCGCGCGGCGCCAACTCTTGTCCGCCGCAATTTCCATGCTAGGCTTGCGCTCGCAGATGGGGATGGAGTCCCCCGA is from Bradyrhizobium sp. ISRA430 and encodes:
- a CDS encoding nucleoside 2-deoxyribosyltransferase, whose amino-acid sequence is MKIYLAGPDVFLPDAVEIGRQKAAICARFGLTGLYPLDNEIDLTAPDASRQIFCGNEAMMDAADAIIANLTPFRGAGADPGTVYELGYMAGRGKFCLAYSNDPAIYVDRVGRFIDVASENGRLVDAQGLTVEDFGLVDNLMMIHALELHGCPLVTPAEMPVDVWHDLTAFEACVRMAAARLIAT
- a CDS encoding TlyA family RNA methyltransferase, which encodes MSLARKRADVLLVERGLFESRARARAAIEAGLVTADDKLVAKPSETIAEDAVIQAEPAHPFVSRGGVKLAGALERYPIDIEDHVCLDVGASTGGFTEVLLANGASLVFAVDVGREQLHPSLRGHSKIVSMEETDIRSYEGKRLPARPDIVVIDVSFISLKTVLPVALSLAAAPMSLLALIKPQFEAKRKHNKRGIIRDAAVHKEICDDIAAFAASLGCTDIEVFPSPIKGGDGNIEFFLGARRG
- a CDS encoding methyltransferase; protein product: MVESLRIDHVGHRGDGVCLDAREAIYVPFALGGETVEVEHVAGNHPDRRKLLAVDVASPERIEPFCPHFGICGGCAIQHWAAAPYHAWKRGLVVETLAQAGIECEVAPLVDAHGAGRRRITLHGRFGTHDILKVGFAAASSHDVIPIHRCPILDPALEGALDAAWAIAEPLTSKMPVTKPLDIQITATKNGLDVDVRGSGRLPAAMVAVLSRIAEQHRLARLSRHGELVLQRLPPTLQMGRAEVTLPPGSFLQATVAGEETLAALVAMRVVKAKEIADLFCGVGPFALRLAEKARIAAYDSDAAAIAALSKAARTPGLKPIKAEPRDLFRRPLMPQELRDFDAVVFDPPRQGAQAQALKLAASKVPVVVAVSCNVATFARDARLLIDGGYKIEAVVPVDQFRHTPHVELVARFTR
- a CDS encoding class I SAM-dependent methyltransferase, translating into MEALVEVNSDRLNAFMGKMVTELGAAMNASLVLLGDKLGLYRALAKGPMNSAELASATGTKERYVREWLASQAASGYIEYDSATGKFSMQPEQAMALADEDSPVFLGAFGSVVASTFLDEPKVTDAFKSGKGVGWNRRSECLFCGTARFFRTGYKHHLVQEWLPALEGVVDKLKRGAKVADVGCGHGVSTRLMAEAFPNSRFYGFDYHEGSIEAARKSTAEAKMDDRVSFAVHSAKTYPAEGYDLVCFFDCLHDMGDPVGALSHVRESMAEDGTCMLVEPFAGDRLEDNLNPVGRVYYAASTMICTPASLDQEVGLALGAQAGEARLRKVAREGGLTRFRRAAETPFNLILEARI
- a CDS encoding GNAT family N-acetyltransferase is translated as MANARLAETSDLAGLLALFRASDVSASAAPEEAADIWCQTLARGDLAVFVSEADGQIVATCMLITAPNLLRGGRRHGFLENVVTHPVYQGRGHGRAVVAGALAEAWRRDCYHVLMQSGRKDPRVHRFYEACGFVPGLRVGYVAHRPAPPA
- a CDS encoding nucleotidyltransferase domain-containing protein, whose amino-acid sequence is MAAQTDIQHDPLIERLTSTLGGVAGVEAIVLGGSRARGTSHENSDYDIGLYFSDNRKLDTDRLQQAARQLADDPEATTVTSVGEWGPWIVGGAWLTIEGQKVDLLYRNIDAVRRTMEACRAGQISMDYQPGHPHGFCSAIWMGEIACCQALRDERAVIAELKSIALPYPQPLRDALIQRFRWEILFSIENAELAALREDQVHVAGCAYRALACIAQVLFALNGEYLINEKAALQQAAEFPLTIPDLMEQTSAIWRRIGNHAFGTALLNLRTIDRQLKTLTQSCVARL
- a CDS encoding DUF1194 domain-containing protein, which translates into the protein MRLLFSIGAVLVAGVLAGWDVASVAAPGPKYQPQRQAADKDAQSVDVELILAVDVSYSMDMDELAIQREGYAQAIQSKEFLQALKLGPNGRIAVTYFEWAASSDQKIIIPWRLIDGPETADAVAAEILKTPIRRASRTSISGAIGFAMPLFDENPYHGLRRVIDISGDGPNNNGGPVTVARDAALEKGIVINGLPIMVKEPSYSTMDIDNLDYYYEDCVVGGPGSFVIAIKDREKFKEAIRTKLLMEVAGRKPEPPVTRVADKEPRVNCLIGEKIWQDRWGR